A single genomic interval of Sphingopyxis sp. CCNWLW2 harbors:
- a CDS encoding iron-containing alcohol dehydrogenase has product MSIASIALPRILRIGGGASKQLPDVLASLGLSRPLIVTDAWLVSSGRVAELADGLTAAGIVARIFADTVPDPTVASVDAGVVCLREGDHDCVVGFGGGSPLDSAKAIALLGLHGGAMADYKAPHVQDAPGLPVIAIPTTAGTGSEATRFTIITDETTDEKMLCPGLAYLPVAALVDYELTFTKPVRLTADTGIDSLTHAIEAYVSKRANPFSDGMALLAMRAIAPNLRRVCRDPMDAAAREAMMLGATQAGIAFSNSSVALVHGMSRPIGAHFHVPHGLSNAMLLPAVTAWSAPAALTRYADCARAMGVADEAEGDQSAVARLLDELAALNRELEVPGPAAWGIDAARWDALVPTMCAQAAASGSPANNPRVPDVEEMAALYAQVWAG; this is encoded by the coding sequence TTGAGTATCGCCAGCATTGCCCTGCCCCGCATCTTGCGCATCGGCGGCGGGGCGTCGAAGCAATTGCCCGACGTGCTGGCGTCGCTGGGTTTGTCGCGGCCGCTGATCGTCACCGATGCCTGGCTGGTGAGCAGCGGCCGCGTCGCCGAACTCGCCGACGGGCTGACGGCGGCCGGGATCGTCGCGCGCATATTTGCCGATACAGTACCCGATCCGACGGTGGCGTCGGTCGATGCCGGCGTGGTGTGTCTGCGCGAGGGCGACCATGACTGCGTCGTCGGCTTCGGCGGCGGCAGCCCGCTCGACAGCGCGAAGGCGATCGCACTGCTCGGTCTGCACGGCGGCGCGATGGCGGACTATAAGGCGCCGCATGTGCAGGACGCGCCGGGACTGCCGGTGATCGCGATCCCGACGACGGCGGGCACGGGGTCGGAGGCGACGCGCTTCACGATCATCACCGACGAGACGACCGACGAGAAGATGTTGTGCCCCGGCCTAGCCTATCTGCCCGTTGCGGCGCTGGTCGACTATGAGCTGACCTTTACCAAGCCCGTGCGGCTGACCGCCGATACGGGGATCGATTCGCTGACCCACGCGATCGAGGCCTATGTGTCGAAGCGCGCCAACCCGTTCAGCGACGGCATGGCGCTGCTCGCGATGCGCGCGATCGCGCCCAATTTGCGGCGCGTGTGCCGCGACCCGATGGACGCCGCGGCGCGCGAGGCGATGATGCTCGGCGCGACGCAGGCGGGGATCGCCTTTTCGAACAGCTCGGTCGCGCTGGTCCACGGGATGAGCCGGCCGATCGGCGCACATTTCCATGTCCCGCACGGACTGTCGAACGCGATGCTGCTGCCTGCGGTGACCGCCTGGTCGGCGCCCGCGGCGCTCACCCGCTATGCCGATTGCGCAAGGGCAATGGGCGTCGCCGACGAGGCCGAAGGCGACCAGTCGGCGGTGGCGCGGCTGCTCGATGAACTTGCAGCCTTGAACCGCGAGCTCGAGGTGCCAGGGCCGGCGGCGTGGGGCATCGATGCGGCACGCTGGGACGCGCTGGTCCCCACGATGTGCGCGCAGGCGGCGGCGTCAGGATCGCCCGCGAACAATCCGCGCGTGCCCGATGTGGAGGAGATGGCGGCGCTTTATGCGCAGGTGTGGGCGGGATGA
- a CDS encoding DUF5063 domain-containing protein translates to MTGSSPDSIRAAIDNYLGLLDGEPKTEQRELRKLTLALDRLVSEYQKTEDVDAIDEEADAPSTDYESLYRQAGASYPTLGYYTHIVPDKGMNVEPALADAIDDLTDIARDLHEVLWHLDRGRVTDAIWHFRFNYQIHWGVHLHNLRTYLHSAAIEAR, encoded by the coding sequence ATGACCGGATCAAGTCCTGATTCCATCCGCGCGGCAATCGACAACTACCTTGGGCTTCTCGACGGCGAACCGAAGACGGAGCAACGGGAGCTCAGGAAGCTGACGCTCGCACTCGATCGGCTCGTTTCTGAATATCAAAAGACTGAAGATGTCGATGCCATTGACGAAGAGGCTGATGCCCCTTCGACCGATTATGAGTCACTCTATCGGCAAGCTGGCGCATCGTATCCGACCTTGGGCTACTATACGCACATCGTTCCTGATAAAGGGATGAATGTCGAACCTGCCTTGGCAGACGCGATCGATGACCTGACCGACATTGCTCGCGACCTGCACGAGGTTCTTTGGCACTTGGACCGAGGCCGGGTAACCGACGCGATCTGGCATTTCCGCTTTAACTACCAAATCCATTGGGGCGTGCATCTGCACAATCTGCGCACCTATTTGCATTCGGCGGCAATAGAGGCCCGGTAA
- a CDS encoding aldo/keto reductase, with protein sequence MPDYLPTPAPVTVAGREISPIAWGMWRFAEVDVRAARARIDAAFEAGVTLFDTADIYGADTPGGFGSAEALLGDVFAEAPGLRERMVLATKGGIIPGVPYDSSASYLASAIDMSLRRLRTDHVELWQIHRPDLLAHPQEIAGVLEEAHRMGKIGAVGVSNFTPSQTSALAKFLPVPVASHQSEFSPLHLAPLFDGIFDQSMAEGMAFLAWSPLGGGRLGDPADARGRAVAALLDAKAAEYGVSRAATTYSWVMAHPARPIPIVGTQNTVRIAEIPQAFTPRWTRTEWYAVLQASTGERLP encoded by the coding sequence ATGCCGGACTATCTTCCCACGCCCGCCCCCGTGACCGTTGCCGGGCGCGAGATCTCACCAATAGCCTGGGGCATGTGGCGCTTCGCCGAGGTTGATGTCAGGGCGGCGCGCGCGCGGATCGATGCGGCGTTCGAGGCGGGCGTGACGCTGTTCGACACCGCCGATATCTATGGCGCCGATACGCCGGGGGGTTTCGGTTCGGCCGAAGCCTTGCTCGGCGACGTCTTTGCCGAGGCGCCCGGGCTTCGCGAGCGGATGGTGCTGGCGACCAAGGGCGGGATCATTCCCGGCGTGCCCTATGACAGCAGTGCGTCCTATCTGGCGTCGGCGATCGACATGTCGCTCCGGCGCCTGCGCACCGATCATGTCGAGCTGTGGCAGATTCACCGTCCCGACCTGCTCGCCCATCCACAGGAAATCGCGGGCGTGCTCGAAGAAGCGCACCGGATGGGCAAGATCGGCGCGGTCGGCGTGTCGAATTTCACGCCGTCGCAAACCTCGGCGCTCGCGAAATTCCTCCCCGTTCCGGTAGCCAGCCACCAGAGCGAATTTTCGCCGCTGCACCTCGCGCCGCTGTTCGACGGCATTTTCGACCAGTCGATGGCGGAGGGCATGGCTTTCCTCGCCTGGTCGCCGCTCGGCGGCGGCCGGCTGGGCGATCCGGCGGACGCGCGCGGGCGGGCGGTCGCCGCGCTGCTCGACGCGAAGGCCGCCGAATATGGCGTGTCGCGCGCGGCGACGACCTATAGCTGGGTCATGGCGCATCCCGCACGCCCGATTCCGATTGTCGGCACGCAGAACACCGTGCGCATCGCCGAAATTCCGCAGGCCTTCACGCCGCGCTGGACGCGCACCGAATGGTATGCGGTGCTGCAGGCATCGACGGGCGAAAGACTGCCCTGA
- a CDS encoding amidohydrolase family protein, translating into MRSLLLSIALLTPLASAFGQTGVVDTHVHLHNGEASVAEYRAQLKASGQSVDAFGAMWFGGPNQALAGNPGDITARNDTLIALAAKNPDMIAIATVHPYDGDAALAEVDRVAARGVKLLKIHPHTQKFDAADPRVLTLVKRAGDRGMVVVMDNASIVPSDNEKLFNLALAAPKTKFIFGHMGGLNFRFWNILALARTAENLFAENIYFDISASVILAADSPIEAEYVWTIRNVGVDHVLIASDFPQISLAKTLEAFAKLDLTDEERAKIRSGNARKLLGR; encoded by the coding sequence ATGCGAAGCTTGCTGCTTTCGATCGCCCTGCTGACGCCGCTTGCCTCGGCCTTTGGCCAGACCGGCGTCGTCGACACCCATGTCCATCTGCACAACGGCGAGGCATCGGTCGCCGAATATCGGGCACAGCTCAAAGCATCGGGCCAATCGGTCGACGCGTTCGGTGCGATGTGGTTCGGCGGCCCCAATCAGGCACTCGCGGGCAACCCCGGCGACATCACAGCCCGCAATGACACGCTGATCGCGCTGGCGGCGAAGAATCCCGACATGATCGCGATCGCGACGGTCCACCCCTATGACGGCGATGCCGCGCTCGCCGAGGTGGACCGCGTCGCCGCGCGCGGGGTGAAGCTGCTCAAGATCCACCCGCACACGCAGAAATTCGACGCCGCCGACCCCCGCGTGCTGACGCTGGTCAAGCGTGCGGGCGACCGGGGCATGGTCGTCGTCATGGATAACGCCAGCATCGTCCCCAGCGACAATGAGAAGCTTTTCAACCTCGCGCTCGCGGCGCCGAAGACGAAATTCATCTTCGGCCATATGGGCGGGCTGAATTTCCGCTTCTGGAACATCCTTGCGCTCGCGCGCACCGCCGAAAATCTCTTCGCCGAGAATATCTATTTCGACATTTCGGCGAGCGTCATCCTCGCCGCGGACTCGCCGATCGAGGCCGAATATGTCTGGACGATCCGCAACGTCGGCGTCGATCATGTGCTGATCGCGTCGGACTTCCCGCAAATCTCGCTTGCGAAGACACTGGAGGCCTTTGCGAAGCTCGATCTGACCGACGAGGAGCGTGCGAAGATCCGGTCGGGTAACGCGCGCAAGCTGCTCGGGCGCTGA
- a CDS encoding class I SAM-dependent methyltransferase — MTLATTRPETAPTAPQTENLSTTVNPNKALWEKGDFTRLAACMRESGDALIETLGVHAGLDVLDLGCGDGTTALPSAYRGANVLGVDIASNLVAAGNVRAREAGLSNLRFEEGDASHLDALADNSFDLVVSIFGAMFAPRPLDTAAEMVRVTRPGGRIVMGNWIPGDPTLIAHVLKISAAYTPPPPEGFISPVTWGQEEAVRERFGAAGIAQDKITCERATYTFRYAGKPHEFLAIFRDYYGPTMNAFAAAEASGRRAELQAELEQLFERENRGGADRTEIPATYLKVTVRK, encoded by the coding sequence GTGACGCTCGCAACAACCAGGCCGGAAACGGCGCCCACCGCGCCGCAAACCGAAAATCTATCAACGACGGTAAACCCGAACAAGGCTCTTTGGGAGAAGGGGGATTTTACCCGTCTCGCGGCGTGCATGCGCGAAAGCGGCGATGCGCTGATTGAAACCCTCGGTGTCCACGCCGGGCTCGACGTGCTCGACCTCGGTTGCGGCGACGGCACGACCGCGCTGCCGTCGGCCTATCGCGGCGCCAACGTACTCGGCGTCGATATCGCATCGAACCTCGTCGCCGCCGGCAATGTCCGCGCCCGCGAAGCCGGCCTCTCGAACCTGCGCTTCGAGGAGGGCGACGCGTCGCATCTCGATGCGCTCGCCGATAACAGCTTCGATCTCGTCGTCAGCATCTTCGGCGCGATGTTCGCGCCAAGGCCGCTCGACACCGCGGCCGAGATGGTCCGCGTGACGCGCCCCGGCGGACGCATCGTGATGGGCAACTGGATCCCCGGCGATCCGACCCTCATCGCGCATGTGCTCAAGATTTCCGCCGCCTATACCCCGCCGCCGCCCGAAGGCTTCATCAGCCCGGTGACCTGGGGACAGGAGGAGGCGGTGCGCGAACGCTTTGGCGCCGCGGGCATCGCTCAGGATAAAATCACCTGCGAACGCGCGACCTACACCTTCCGCTATGCGGGCAAGCCGCACGAATTCCTCGCGATCTTCCGCGACTATTACGGCCCGACGATGAACGCCTTCGCCGCGGCCGAGGCGAGCGGCCGGCGCGCCGAGCTTCAAGCCGAACTCGAACAATTGTTCGAACGCGAAAACCGCGGCGGCGCCGACCGCACCGAAATCCCGGCGACCTATCTGAAGGTCACCGTGCGCAAATAG
- a CDS encoding winged helix-turn-helix domain-containing tetratricopeptide repeat protein, which translates to MSFGAALIYRFEGFELDPGKFELRERGHAKHLEPQVLSLLILLASNADRLVSKDEIIEKIWGGRIVSEAAVASRVKAARQALGDDGKEQHFIRTIHGKGFRFGAQVLFEQAPGPVRRFAAPAAELSPTAPAAEERPSIAVLPFHLVGGPGPLSVVADALADELIGDLSRLRWLLVIARTSTFRFRGQEASCEQVGAALGVRYCLTGTLEEAAGHVTLSVSLARTCDSAVVWADRFTASRDELHELRCEVLEAVIANLEARIIQNEVEQARRMPEAALDAWSSYHLGLDHMFRFNRSDNARATSLFAQALARDPNFSRALSGLSFTRFQDCFLQYSDDPEAMAEQARSFAERAVQLDPLDPFAHLNLGRSLWFADAVPESMERLSAAIALSPNYAQAIYSKAWAEMTQCDVGHSDEHAELALRLSPLDPLRYAMLGVRSVSALMRGDYQSALEWGERAAQSPGAHKHIAVIAAIAAEASGNRERAAQWIGRARQLDPQVSRGTFLRSFPFAATSGREMIERALQGTGL; encoded by the coding sequence TTGTCGTTCGGCGCCGCCCTGATCTACCGCTTTGAGGGCTTCGAGCTCGACCCCGGCAAGTTCGAGCTGCGCGAGCGGGGGCACGCAAAACATCTCGAGCCGCAGGTGCTGTCTTTGCTCATCCTGCTTGCCAGCAACGCCGACCGCCTCGTCAGCAAGGACGAGATTATCGAGAAAATCTGGGGCGGACGGATCGTGTCCGAAGCCGCGGTGGCCTCGCGCGTCAAGGCGGCGCGGCAGGCGCTGGGCGACGACGGCAAGGAACAGCACTTTATCCGCACCATCCACGGCAAGGGCTTTCGCTTCGGCGCGCAGGTCCTGTTCGAGCAGGCGCCCGGCCCCGTGCGTCGGTTCGCCGCGCCCGCCGCCGAGCTGTCGCCGACTGCTCCCGCCGCGGAGGAGCGGCCGTCGATCGCTGTGCTCCCCTTCCATCTCGTCGGTGGCCCCGGGCCGTTGTCGGTCGTTGCCGATGCGCTGGCCGACGAGCTGATCGGCGACCTGTCGCGGCTGCGCTGGCTGCTGGTGATCGCGCGCACCTCGACCTTCCGCTTTCGCGGACAGGAGGCAAGCTGCGAACAGGTCGGCGCGGCGCTGGGTGTCCGTTATTGCCTGACCGGTACGCTTGAGGAAGCCGCCGGCCACGTCACCCTGTCGGTCAGCCTTGCACGAACATGCGACAGTGCGGTGGTGTGGGCCGACCGCTTCACCGCGAGCCGCGACGAATTGCACGAGTTGCGCTGCGAGGTGCTCGAAGCCGTGATCGCCAATTTGGAGGCGCGGATCATCCAGAATGAGGTCGAGCAGGCGCGCCGCATGCCCGAGGCGGCGCTCGACGCCTGGTCGTCCTATCACCTCGGGCTCGACCATATGTTCCGGTTCAACCGGTCGGACAACGCGCGTGCGACCAGCCTGTTCGCGCAGGCGCTGGCGCGCGATCCCAATTTCTCGCGCGCGCTGTCCGGGCTGTCGTTCACGCGCTTTCAGGATTGTTTCCTGCAATATTCGGACGATCCCGAGGCAATGGCGGAGCAGGCGCGGTCGTTTGCCGAGCGCGCGGTGCAGCTCGATCCGCTCGATCCCTTCGCGCATCTCAACCTCGGCCGCTCTTTATGGTTCGCCGACGCGGTGCCCGAAAGCATGGAGCGCCTTTCAGCGGCGATCGCGCTCAGCCCCAATTATGCGCAGGCGATCTATTCGAAAGCGTGGGCCGAGATGACGCAATGCGACGTCGGCCACAGCGACGAACATGCTGAACTGGCGCTGCGCCTGAGCCCGCTCGATCCTTTACGCTATGCGATGCTGGGGGTGCGCTCGGTCAGCGCGTTGATGCGCGGCGACTATCAGAGCGCACTCGAATGGGGTGAGCGCGCGGCGCAGTCGCCGGGCGCTCACAAGCATATCGCGGTGATCGCGGCGATCGCCGCCGAGGCGTCGGGCAATCGCGAGCGCGCGGCGCAGTGGATCGGGCGGGCGCGGCAACTCGACCCGCAAGTATCGCGGGGGACTTTCCTGCGATCCTTCCCGTTTGCCGCGACGAGCGGACGCGAGATGATCGAGCGGGCGCTGCAGGGCACCGGGCTTTAG
- a CDS encoding sulfatase-like hydrolase/transferase, protein MKKTWVALCVLAAAGAGGYWAYEANKYKLPGIIQDWKDPVQPNRAVVWQQGPVKAPATPSGPKNPPNIILIVADDLGYNDISLNGGGVAGGIVKTPNIDAIAREGINFTTAYAANATCSPSRAAMMTGRYPTRFGFEYTAVPVEFAESVSHGEGVGPHKAIFHRDLITPGIPDYPDMGVPADEVTIAEAVKAAGYRTLHIGKWHLGEAPALQPQAQGFDESLAVLGGAAMFLPGDDPDTVNAKLPWDPIDRFIWANLRHAVTFNGGKRFHPKGHMTDYFADEAIKAIEANKNRPFFLYLAFNAPHTPFQATKADYAKLPQIKDHKTRVYGAMIAQLDRRIGDVMGKLKEAGIDDNTLIIFTSDNGGAWYTGIDRLNAPYRGWKATFFEGGIRTPFFMRWPGHIAPGSTRADVTGHIDLFSTIAAAAGAKAPADRIVDSENILAGPAKRAALYWRSGDYRAVRAGDWKLQVTKRPEKARLYNLAVDPTERHDLAASEPQRVAQLRAMIDAQNKGMAKPIWPGLVEAPVRIDVPQNAPWKDGQDYVYWTN, encoded by the coding sequence ATGAAGAAAACATGGGTTGCCCTGTGCGTATTGGCCGCCGCGGGCGCGGGCGGATATTGGGCTTATGAGGCGAATAAATATAAGCTTCCGGGCATCATTCAGGACTGGAAGGACCCGGTCCAGCCGAACCGCGCGGTCGTATGGCAGCAGGGTCCGGTGAAGGCGCCTGCCACTCCGTCGGGGCCCAAAAATCCCCCCAACATCATCCTGATCGTCGCCGATGATCTCGGTTACAACGACATCAGCCTGAACGGTGGCGGGGTCGCGGGGGGGATCGTCAAGACACCGAACATCGACGCGATCGCGCGCGAAGGGATAAACTTCACCACCGCCTATGCCGCGAACGCGACCTGCTCGCCGTCGCGCGCGGCGATGATGACGGGGCGTTATCCGACGCGCTTCGGCTTCGAATATACGGCGGTGCCGGTCGAGTTCGCCGAAAGCGTGTCGCACGGCGAAGGGGTGGGACCGCACAAGGCGATCTTCCACAGGGATCTCATCACACCCGGCATCCCCGACTATCCCGACATGGGCGTGCCCGCGGATGAAGTGACGATTGCCGAGGCGGTGAAGGCCGCGGGCTATCGCACGCTACACATCGGCAAATGGCATCTGGGCGAGGCGCCGGCGCTGCAGCCGCAGGCGCAGGGCTTCGACGAAAGCCTCGCCGTGCTCGGCGGCGCGGCGATGTTCCTGCCCGGGGATGATCCCGATACGGTCAACGCCAAGCTCCCGTGGGATCCGATCGACCGCTTCATCTGGGCGAACCTGCGGCATGCCGTCACCTTCAACGGCGGCAAGCGTTTCCACCCCAAGGGCCATATGACCGACTATTTCGCCGATGAGGCGATCAAGGCGATCGAGGCGAACAAAAACCGGCCCTTCTTCCTGTATCTCGCGTTCAACGCTCCGCACACGCCGTTTCAGGCGACGAAAGCGGACTATGCGAAGCTGCCGCAGATCAAGGATCACAAGACGCGCGTTTACGGTGCGATGATCGCGCAGCTCGACCGCCGCATCGGCGACGTGATGGGAAAGCTGAAAGAAGCGGGGATCGACGACAACACCCTCATCATCTTTACCAGCGACAATGGCGGTGCTTGGTACACCGGCATTGACCGCCTGAACGCGCCCTATCGCGGATGGAAAGCCACTTTCTTCGAAGGCGGCATCCGCACCCCTTTCTTCATGCGCTGGCCGGGGCATATCGCGCCCGGATCGACGCGCGCCGACGTAACCGGGCATATCGACCTCTTCTCGACCATCGCGGCCGCGGCGGGGGCGAAGGCGCCGGCCGACCGGATCGTCGACAGCGAGAATATTTTGGCCGGCCCGGCAAAGCGCGCGGCGCTTTATTGGCGCTCGGGCGATTATCGCGCCGTGCGCGCGGGCGACTGGAAGCTGCAGGTGACGAAGCGGCCCGAAAAGGCGCGCCTGTACAATCTCGCGGTCGATCCGACCGAACGCCATGACCTCGCCGCAAGCGAGCCGCAGCGCGTCGCCCAGCTTCGCGCGATGATCGACGCGCAGAACAAGGGCATGGCCAAGCCGATCTGGCCGGGACTGGTCGAAGCGCCCGTGCGGATCGACGTGCCCCAGAATGCGCCGTGGAAAGACGGGCAGGACTATGTCTACTGGACGAACTAA
- a CDS encoding TetR/AcrR family transcriptional regulator: MTTGVKKIDAPKIEPGRVDGRRERGRSSHKRIVEAMMELIVAGDLSPSAARVAEEAGIGLRTVFRHFDDMDALYAEITATITERVMPIVVAPYPDQPWRANIGELVRRRVDVFEATLPFRLAANIKRYQSPFLMGQYSRVVMLERELIVRLLPASVRADRIGVEALCAALSFQTWRTLRHDQSLSAEEAGTVMGQMVEAVMTTIVEED; this comes from the coding sequence ATGACGACAGGGGTGAAGAAGATAGACGCGCCAAAGATCGAGCCCGGCCGGGTCGACGGCCGCCGCGAACGCGGGCGGTCGAGCCACAAGCGCATCGTCGAGGCGATGATGGAGCTGATCGTCGCGGGCGACCTGTCTCCGAGCGCGGCGCGCGTCGCCGAGGAAGCCGGCATTGGCCTCCGTACCGTGTTCCGCCATTTCGACGATATGGACGCGCTTTATGCCGAGATCACGGCGACGATCACCGAGCGCGTGATGCCGATCGTCGTGGCGCCCTATCCCGACCAGCCGTGGCGCGCCAATATTGGGGAACTCGTCCGCCGGCGGGTCGACGTGTTCGAGGCGACGCTACCCTTCCGCCTCGCCGCCAACATCAAGCGTTACCAGTCGCCCTTCCTGATGGGGCAGTATAGCCGCGTCGTGATGCTCGAGCGCGAGCTGATCGTCCGCCTGCTCCCCGCTTCGGTCCGCGCCGACCGGATCGGCGTCGAGGCTTTGTGCGCCGCGCTGTCCTTCCAGACCTGGCGCACGCTGCGCCACGACCAGAGCCTGTCGGCCGAAGAGGCCGGGACGGTGATGGGGCAGATGGTCGAAGCGGTGATGACCACGATCGTCGAAGAAGATTGA
- a CDS encoding formylglycine-generating enzyme family protein — MREASVLLSLAMLGALAACGEAKDAPLAEAKAPECPAMPAEDYVWIPGATFAMGADAHLPEEGPARDATVAGFWMSTHEVTNAEFAEFVKATGYKTLAEQDPPKLPGAPPDMLIPGSAVFTAPTDGNPNWWRWVVGAEWRHPAGPKTNIDGRGREPVVQIGYDDALAYAKWKGKALPSEEQWELAAATGGADRNVPVDKAGKPLANYYQGAFPARDVGTDGFTGRAPAACFPADRHGVHDLIGNVWEWTTNKAGGESNVIKGGSFLCAANYCARYRPAARQFQERSLGTDHIGFRLIDTARPAPTAKTPDED; from the coding sequence ATGCGCGAAGCTTCGGTCCTGTTGTCGCTCGCAATGCTCGGCGCGCTCGCGGCGTGCGGCGAGGCGAAGGATGCGCCACTTGCCGAAGCGAAGGCGCCCGAATGTCCGGCGATGCCCGCAGAGGATTATGTGTGGATTCCGGGTGCAACCTTCGCGATGGGCGCCGACGCGCACCTGCCCGAGGAAGGCCCGGCGCGCGACGCGACCGTCGCGGGCTTCTGGATGTCGACGCACGAGGTCACCAACGCCGAATTCGCCGAATTCGTGAAGGCTACCGGGTACAAGACGCTCGCCGAGCAGGACCCGCCGAAGCTGCCCGGCGCGCCGCCCGATATGCTGATCCCGGGCTCGGCGGTGTTCACCGCGCCGACCGACGGCAATCCGAACTGGTGGCGCTGGGTCGTCGGCGCCGAGTGGCGGCATCCGGCAGGTCCCAAGACGAATATCGACGGACGCGGCCGCGAGCCGGTGGTGCAGATCGGTTATGACGATGCGCTCGCCTATGCCAAATGGAAGGGCAAGGCGCTGCCGAGCGAGGAGCAATGGGAGCTGGCCGCGGCGACCGGCGGGGCCGACCGCAATGTCCCGGTCGACAAGGCGGGCAAGCCGCTGGCCAATTATTATCAGGGCGCCTTTCCGGCGCGCGACGTCGGCACCGACGGCTTTACCGGTCGCGCGCCGGCCGCCTGCTTCCCCGCCGACCGACATGGCGTCCACGACCTCATCGGCAATGTGTGGGAATGGACGACGAACAAGGCGGGCGGCGAGAGCAATGTGATCAAGGGCGGCAGTTTCCTCTGCGCCGCCAATTATTGCGCACGTTACCGCCCGGCGGCGCGCCAGTTTCAGGAACGCAGCCTAGGCACCGACCATATCGGGTTTCGCCTGATCGACACGGCGCGCCCGGCGCCGACGGCGAAGACCCCAGACGAGGACTGA